A section of the Spirosoma pollinicola genome encodes:
- a CDS encoding GNAT family N-acetyltransferase — translation MIEIRHATSADNEQIWEIIQPVISAGETYVFAPDSSREKMLAYWCGPDKHTYVAVLDGLVVGTFVLKDNQPDLGSHIANGSYMTLASASGQGVGRAMGAFSINEAKRLGYKAMQFNIVIKTNELAVQLWQKLGFNIIGEVPEAFNHRQHGLINAYIMYRKL, via the coding sequence ATGATAGAGATTAGACACGCTACATCGGCTGATAATGAGCAAATTTGGGAAATAATTCAGCCGGTAATTTCAGCCGGTGAAACGTACGTTTTCGCCCCGGATTCTTCAAGAGAAAAAATGCTCGCTTACTGGTGCGGTCCAGACAAACACACCTACGTGGCGGTGCTGGACGGTCTGGTAGTGGGAACGTTTGTGCTTAAAGACAATCAACCTGACTTAGGTTCACATATTGCCAATGGCTCTTATATGACGCTGGCATCGGCATCAGGCCAGGGGGTAGGGAGGGCAATGGGCGCGTTTTCGATAAACGAAGCGAAACGGCTGGGCTATAAAGCCATGCAGTTCAATATAGTAATCAAAACGAATGAGCTAGCCGTACAATTATGGCAAAAATTGGGATTCAATATAATTGGCGAAGTACCAGAAGCCTTTAATCACAGGCAACATGGATTGATAAACGCCTATATCATGTACCGTAAACTCTGA
- the allE gene encoding (S)-ureidoglycine aminohydrolase: MEISALTRSVVKRTHAVISPDGYINSRVPGWDNCTVNVIINEQMGANLCQTLITMNANGQLVGKTIASQLFFYVIEGQCTAAIRGEKQVLTAGQFVYVPIGYNYVVDKPTEGAKLVSFHKVYEKLDGFDVPSSLYGDAATIDCPAYMGDPALRLQVLLPDDLSFDMAVNIFTYDPGGHLPLVETHVMEHGLIYLQGQGIYRLDQDWYPVNKGDSIWMAPYCQQWFTAMGKEPAVYIYYKNVNRFPTTV; this comes from the coding sequence ATGGAAATTTCCGCACTAACCCGTTCTGTTGTTAAGCGTACCCATGCCGTAATCAGTCCCGACGGTTACATCAATAGTCGCGTGCCTGGCTGGGACAATTGCACCGTCAATGTTATCATCAACGAGCAGATGGGGGCAAACTTGTGTCAAACGCTCATTACAATGAATGCGAATGGTCAACTTGTTGGCAAAACAATCGCATCTCAATTGTTTTTCTATGTCATTGAAGGCCAATGCACTGCTGCTATACGTGGAGAGAAACAAGTGCTAACCGCAGGCCAATTTGTTTATGTCCCCATTGGATACAACTATGTAGTTGATAAGCCGACAGAAGGAGCAAAATTAGTGTCGTTTCATAAGGTCTACGAAAAACTGGATGGTTTCGATGTGCCTTCAAGTCTGTATGGCGATGCTGCAACTATAGATTGCCCTGCCTATATGGGTGATCCGGCTCTTCGTTTACAAGTGTTGCTGCCAGATGATCTCTCGTTCGATATGGCGGTCAACATTTTTACCTACGATCCGGGTGGGCACCTGCCGCTTGTTGAGACACACGTTATGGAACACGGCCTGATTTATTTGCAGGGACAGGGTATATATAGGCTCGATCAGGATTGGTACCCGGTGAATAAAGGAGATTCTATCTGGATGGCCCCCTATTGTCAGCAGTGGTTCACGGCAATGGGCAAAGAACCCGCCGTTTATATTTATTATAAGAACGTAAATCGGTTTCCTACAACAGTATGA
- a CDS encoding CotH kinase family protein, protein MMSFTCTAQQLYINEIMASNSQTIADGAGAYEDWFEIYNPNPTPVNIAGYYLSDNSNLIKYHLPVGSSQTIIPANGYLLLWASDVVSRGPLHVGFKLSADGEMISLVQPDGSTVVDQVLFGAQRTDVSWGRQPNGSSTWLYFQRTNSINNTSPGASNNAKTGYATIMSDPIFSQVGGFYSTDFSLTITSSDPTATIFYTLDGSDPDPVNPGPNTFQYKNNYAEQPGQGNGSFLTESYQTRTYSSPLSISDRTSSPNKVSTKSSTFNSSPYYIPTEPVFKGTVVRAVVYKANALMSDVVSETYFIAPATRYGNLPVVSISTNEKSLFDYNSGIYTAGTTFDGWRAGNPTAESIFCSPGNFTNKDDNWQRSAHVQFFINGRSVLNQHADIAINGGCSRSTPRKSLRLYGDTDFNYPFFSNRPINQYYNRLLLRSGGNDWNFTTLIDTYMQTMVRHLPFDTQSNRPGIVFLNGEYWGVHNLMERYDQYYLNRNYGVDPDSVDIIKFDYGAYQADNGDLVKFYALKDYFVGSPTIDYGYVSTLMDVDGFSDYQISEIYAGNFDWPYNNQQLWRKRTSQYVPTAPKGHDGRFRWMMNDMDWTLGAGNDYTSNSLDRATSTGYDVSVTEYTRFLRRLLEVSSYKTYFINRFADLLNTTFIPGRNIDLLNTFQQSYQPYMDEHFSRWKTGNSLTKWLSNVNIVRTFLQQRPAYVRDHIRSRFSLTANRTITLSVSDTAKGYVKINTIDILPSTVGVATNPYPWTGTYFQGNAVRVVAKARVGYRFVSWQENSATISTDTAYSFDPTTNRSLIAQFDLDNSSTGKPTAYNLSTCEYRFDAFPATTPAGTYPPNMYFVSMNAADPALSATFALADTVKGAYNLTSATRINGLGSDGIAMINTGSAPSGYIAGALGGVVLGLRTTNLTEATVQWTGGTVTPNPRQYNIRLRYRIGNSGPFTDLTDGANNPVEYVRNATAGHSQDIGPVSLPTALLNKPYIQLLWQYYYTGVGTSGARDQLRIDNISIRRGGCQSISSGSWHTASTWNCGRVPSVCDDVVIRAGHVVSVTTNAATARSIRFELAGQLQYVNANASVYLQNP, encoded by the coding sequence ATGATGAGTTTCACCTGTACAGCCCAGCAGCTTTACATTAATGAAATCATGGCGTCTAATTCTCAAACAATTGCCGACGGTGCTGGGGCATATGAAGATTGGTTTGAGATATACAACCCAAATCCCACACCGGTCAATATAGCGGGCTATTACCTATCTGATAATTCGAATTTAATAAAATATCACCTGCCTGTCGGTTCGTCACAGACCATTATACCGGCCAATGGGTATTTGTTGTTATGGGCAAGTGATGTTGTCAGTCGTGGGCCCCTTCACGTTGGCTTTAAACTCTCGGCAGATGGCGAGATGATTAGTTTGGTTCAGCCCGATGGCAGTACGGTGGTCGATCAGGTACTATTTGGTGCCCAGCGTACCGACGTTTCCTGGGGGCGGCAACCGAATGGATCCTCTACCTGGCTTTATTTTCAGCGAACCAATTCGATAAACAACACGAGTCCGGGGGCCAGTAACAATGCCAAAACTGGTTATGCAACTATCATGAGTGACCCCATTTTCTCGCAGGTGGGTGGCTTTTACTCCACAGATTTTAGCCTGACTATCACCTCGTCTGATCCAACAGCGACTATTTTCTACACGTTGGATGGTTCAGATCCAGATCCAGTTAATCCGGGACCCAATACCTTTCAGTATAAAAATAATTATGCCGAGCAGCCAGGTCAGGGCAATGGATCATTTTTAACAGAGAGTTATCAGACACGTACCTACTCCAGCCCGTTGTCGATTAGTGACCGAACCAGTTCACCCAATAAAGTATCGACTAAATCGTCGACGTTCAACTCGTCGCCCTACTATATACCAACCGAACCGGTCTTTAAAGGAACTGTAGTGCGGGCAGTGGTCTATAAGGCCAATGCGCTGATGAGCGACGTCGTTTCGGAAACGTATTTTATTGCGCCTGCCACCAGGTACGGAAACCTTCCCGTTGTGTCGATCAGTACGAATGAAAAATCCCTGTTCGATTATAATAGTGGCATTTATACCGCCGGTACAACATTTGATGGCTGGCGAGCCGGTAATCCAACAGCCGAAAGTATTTTTTGTTCGCCCGGTAACTTTACAAACAAAGACGATAATTGGCAGCGATCGGCCCACGTACAATTTTTTATCAACGGCCGCTCCGTGCTTAATCAGCATGCAGATATTGCCATCAACGGTGGTTGCTCCCGATCCACTCCGCGCAAAAGTCTGCGACTGTATGGTGATACCGATTTTAATTACCCATTTTTCAGCAATCGCCCAATCAACCAGTATTACAATCGATTATTGCTGCGTAGTGGAGGTAATGACTGGAACTTTACGACCCTTATTGATACCTATATGCAAACCATGGTCCGGCATTTGCCATTCGATACCCAGTCGAATCGCCCCGGTATTGTGTTTTTGAACGGTGAATATTGGGGTGTTCATAACTTAATGGAGCGGTATGACCAATACTACCTGAATCGAAATTACGGCGTAGACCCGGACAGTGTTGACATAATTAAGTTCGATTATGGCGCTTACCAAGCCGATAATGGCGATCTGGTAAAATTCTATGCACTAAAAGATTATTTTGTGGGATCACCTACGATAGACTACGGGTATGTTTCCACATTAATGGATGTAGATGGGTTTTCGGATTATCAGATTTCCGAAATCTACGCCGGAAATTTTGACTGGCCCTATAACAATCAGCAACTCTGGCGGAAACGAACCAGCCAGTATGTGCCTACTGCACCCAAAGGGCATGATGGCAGATTCCGCTGGATGATGAACGATATGGACTGGACACTGGGAGCGGGTAACGACTATACGTCCAATTCACTCGATCGGGCCACCTCTACGGGCTACGACGTTTCAGTTACCGAATACACGCGCTTCCTTCGTCGGCTGCTGGAGGTAAGCAGCTATAAAACATACTTCATTAACCGGTTTGCCGACCTGCTCAATACTACGTTCATTCCGGGCCGAAACATTGACCTGCTCAATACTTTCCAGCAGAGTTATCAGCCGTATATGGACGAACATTTCTCGCGATGGAAAACAGGAAATTCGCTTACTAAATGGCTCAGTAACGTCAATATCGTCCGAACGTTTCTACAGCAGCGTCCTGCTTATGTACGCGACCATATTCGCTCCCGATTTAGCCTGACTGCCAATCGTACCATTACACTGTCTGTGTCTGATACAGCCAAGGGATATGTTAAAATTAATACAATTGATATTTTGCCCTCCACCGTTGGGGTGGCCACTAATCCGTACCCTTGGACTGGTACCTATTTTCAGGGGAACGCTGTACGGGTTGTTGCCAAAGCGCGTGTTGGCTATCGCTTTGTTTCCTGGCAGGAAAACAGTGCTACTATTTCTACCGATACAGCTTATAGTTTTGATCCTACCACCAATCGGAGCCTTATTGCCCAATTCGACCTCGATAATTCATCGACCGGAAAACCAACAGCCTATAACCTGAGCACGTGCGAATATCGGTTCGATGCTTTTCCGGCCACAACCCCGGCGGGAACCTACCCACCCAACATGTATTTTGTGAGTATGAATGCAGCAGATCCAGCCCTATCAGCTACGTTCGCCCTGGCTGATACGGTAAAAGGTGCTTATAACCTCACTAGTGCTACCCGCATTAATGGGTTGGGGAGCGACGGAATTGCGATGATAAATACAGGTAGTGCGCCGTCGGGCTACATTGCTGGTGCATTGGGCGGGGTGGTTCTTGGGCTGCGAACCACCAATTTGACCGAAGCTACAGTGCAATGGACAGGTGGAACAGTTACGCCCAATCCGCGCCAGTACAATATTCGGCTTCGCTACCGGATTGGTAATTCCGGGCCCTTTACTGACTTGACAGATGGGGCAAATAATCCAGTGGAATATGTTCGAAATGCAACGGCCGGACACAGCCAGGATATTGGGCCGGTGTCATTGCCAACGGCTCTGCTCAATAAACCTTATATACAACTGTTATGGCAATACTACTACACCGGTGTGGGTACTTCGGGAGCTCGCGACCAGTTGCGAATCGACAATATTAGTATTCGCCGGGGTGGTTGCCAGAGTATTTCGTCGGGTAGTTGGCACACGGCCAGTACCTGGAATTGCGGGCGGGTGCCCAGTGTATGCGATGATGTCGTGATACGTGCCGGACACGTTGTATCTGTAACGACAAACGCTGCAACGGCCCGTAGTATTCGCTTTGAATTGGCAGGGCAACTACAGTATGTAAATGCTAATGCGTCGGTGTACCTCCAAAATCCCTGA
- a CDS encoding Hsp20/alpha crystallin family protein: protein MYNQHAFETGNKGGCGSMGRGKFGGPWGRGKFGGFWGGPMAGRHGGGFQHTPVNIEENETSYIISLFAAGLVKENVKLSVKDDVLTISYPGTDQSGNPEQATTGNYTYQEFTNRSFERSFRLNDKVLTEEISATYAEGILKVTLPKNPATNKPAQTISVA from the coding sequence ATGTATAATCAACACGCATTCGAAACAGGTAATAAAGGAGGTTGTGGCTCAATGGGCCGTGGTAAATTTGGTGGCCCCTGGGGTCGCGGTAAGTTTGGCGGATTCTGGGGCGGGCCAATGGCCGGTCGTCATGGCGGTGGCTTTCAGCACACACCCGTCAACATTGAAGAAAATGAGACAAGCTACATTATCTCCCTGTTTGCGGCTGGTCTGGTAAAAGAGAACGTGAAGCTGTCGGTTAAAGACGATGTACTGACAATCTCGTACCCCGGCACCGACCAATCGGGGAACCCTGAACAAGCGACAACGGGCAATTATACCTATCAGGAATTTACGAACCGTTCGTTCGAGCGTTCATTCCGACTCAACGATAAAGTGCTCACCGAAGAAATTTCGGCCACGTATGCCGAAGGAATTCTGAAAGTGACACTGCCTAAAAATCCGGCAACGAACAAACCTGCGCAAACGATCTCGGTAGCGTAA
- a CDS encoding CHRD domain-containing protein, with amino-acid sequence MNKKNVLLSVATLLSLGLTLSSCSNDENPTITTTKTRLAATLTGSGEKPAATPSTATGTFVGDLNTTTRVLSYTVNYQGLTPTGGHLHRITNADGTGPVNIPFPSLTNPIIATTAALRQTQVDSLLAGQYYANLHTVAYPGGEIRGEVKKQ; translated from the coding sequence ATGAACAAGAAAAACGTTCTCCTTTCTGTGGCAACCCTGTTAAGTCTCGGACTTACTCTGTCGTCATGTAGCAATGACGAAAACCCAACCATTACCACCACGAAGACACGCCTGGCGGCAACATTAACCGGTTCCGGTGAAAAACCTGCGGCAACACCATCGACAGCAACGGGTACATTCGTGGGCGATTTGAACACAACGACTCGTGTATTGAGTTATACGGTTAACTATCAGGGGCTAACCCCAACGGGTGGCCATTTACACCGGATTACAAACGCCGATGGCACAGGCCCGGTAAACATTCCATTCCCTAGCTTAACGAATCCTATTATTGCCACGACAGCCGCACTGCGCCAAACACAGGTCGATAGTTTACTGGCGGGTCAATATTATGCAAACCTGCACACGGTAGCCTATCCAGGTGGCGAAATTCGGGGTGAAGTAAAAAAACAGTAA
- a CDS encoding aconitate hydratase yields the protein MAFDLDMIQRVYANLGKRVEAARQAVGKPLTLSEKILYSHLFGGETTQAFERGKAYVDFAPDRVAMQDATAQMALLQFMQAGRPQVAVPSTVHCDHLIQAEVGAVEDLDIAKNKNKEVYDFLASISNKYGIGFWKPGAGIIHQVVIENYAFPGGMMIGTDSHTPNAGGLGMIAIGVGGADACDVMAGLAWELKMPKLIGIKLTGKLSGWASAKDVILRVAGILTVKGGTGCIVEYFGEGAESLSATGKGTICNMGAEIGATTSIFAYDEKMADYLRATSRADIADAANAVKADLRADEEVYADPASYYDQLIEINLSELEPHINGPFTPDLAWPLSNFAKAVKENNWPAKLDVGLIGSCTNSSYEDMTRSASVAAQATAKNLKTKAEFTVTPGSELVRFTAERDGLLTTFEEIGGVVLANACGPCIGQWARHMDDPTRKNSIITSFNRNFAKRNDGNASTHAFVASPEIVTALAIAGDLTFNPMTDTLTNEAGEQVKLDEPQGIEQPLNGYAVDDAGYQAPAEDGSGVQVLVSPTSDRLQLLAPFAPWEGTDIKGLKLLIKAKGKCTTDHISMAGPWLKYRGHLDNISNNMLIGAVNFYNEKTNTVKNQLTGEYGEVPAVQRAYKAAGIGSIVVGDENYGEGSSREHAAMEPRFLGVRAILVRSFARIHETNLKKQGMLALTFANPADYDKIQEDDVIDIDGLTEFAPGRPLEIVLHHADGSTDEFPVNHTYNEGQIEWFKAGAALNIIRMKQNA from the coding sequence ATGGCTTTTGATTTAGACATGATTCAGCGCGTTTACGCTAACCTCGGCAAACGCGTCGAAGCCGCCCGGCAGGCAGTCGGCAAACCGCTGACCTTGTCGGAGAAAATTTTGTACAGTCACCTTTTCGGCGGTGAAACAACCCAGGCGTTCGAGCGGGGTAAAGCGTATGTTGATTTTGCACCCGACCGCGTGGCTATGCAGGATGCAACAGCCCAAATGGCCCTTTTGCAATTCATGCAGGCCGGTCGGCCACAAGTTGCTGTTCCATCCACTGTTCACTGCGACCACCTGATTCAGGCTGAAGTAGGGGCCGTTGAGGATTTGGACATCGCTAAAAATAAGAACAAAGAAGTATATGACTTCCTGGCATCTATTTCCAACAAATATGGTATCGGTTTCTGGAAACCCGGTGCAGGTATTATTCACCAGGTCGTAATTGAAAACTACGCGTTTCCGGGTGGCATGATGATCGGAACCGATTCGCACACGCCTAACGCGGGTGGATTGGGTATGATCGCTATTGGTGTGGGCGGTGCTGATGCCTGCGACGTGATGGCGGGGCTCGCCTGGGAACTCAAAATGCCGAAACTGATCGGTATCAAACTGACCGGCAAACTGAGCGGCTGGGCATCGGCAAAAGACGTTATCCTGCGTGTGGCTGGTATCCTGACCGTAAAAGGTGGAACGGGTTGCATTGTTGAATACTTTGGCGAAGGAGCTGAAAGTCTATCGGCAACGGGCAAAGGTACGATCTGTAATATGGGTGCCGAAATTGGGGCGACCACCTCTATTTTCGCCTATGACGAGAAAATGGCAGATTATCTGCGGGCAACCAGCCGCGCCGATATTGCAGATGCGGCCAACGCCGTAAAAGCGGATCTTCGTGCCGATGAAGAAGTCTACGCCGATCCGGCTTCCTATTATGACCAACTGATTGAAATCAACCTGTCGGAACTGGAGCCACACATCAACGGTCCATTTACGCCTGATCTGGCCTGGCCTTTGTCGAATTTTGCCAAAGCCGTAAAAGAAAATAACTGGCCCGCCAAGCTTGATGTTGGTTTGATCGGTTCGTGTACCAACTCCAGCTACGAAGACATGACCCGTTCGGCTTCTGTAGCGGCTCAGGCAACGGCCAAGAATCTGAAAACAAAAGCGGAGTTCACCGTAACGCCGGGCTCTGAACTGGTTCGGTTCACCGCTGAGCGCGACGGTCTGCTAACGACATTTGAAGAAATTGGTGGGGTAGTATTGGCTAATGCCTGTGGTCCTTGTATCGGTCAGTGGGCGCGTCATATGGACGATCCAACCCGTAAAAATTCGATCATTACGTCGTTTAACCGGAACTTTGCTAAACGGAATGACGGTAACGCCAGCACCCACGCGTTTGTGGCATCGCCGGAAATCGTAACAGCCTTGGCAATTGCCGGAGATCTGACATTTAACCCAATGACCGATACGTTGACAAACGAAGCCGGTGAGCAGGTAAAACTTGATGAACCACAAGGCATTGAGCAACCCCTGAACGGGTACGCCGTTGATGACGCCGGTTATCAGGCGCCAGCCGAAGACGGTTCGGGTGTGCAGGTACTGGTTAGCCCAACCTCCGACCGTCTGCAATTGCTGGCTCCATTTGCTCCCTGGGAAGGTACAGACATCAAAGGGTTGAAATTGCTGATCAAAGCGAAAGGCAAGTGTACGACCGACCATATTTCGATGGCTGGCCCCTGGTTGAAATACCGCGGTCATCTTGACAATATTTCCAACAACATGCTGATCGGCGCAGTGAACTTCTACAACGAGAAGACCAACACCGTTAAAAATCAGCTAACCGGCGAATACGGCGAAGTGCCAGCTGTACAACGGGCCTACAAAGCCGCAGGTATTGGTTCGATCGTAGTTGGTGACGAGAACTACGGTGAAGGTTCATCACGTGAGCACGCGGCTATGGAACCTCGTTTCCTTGGTGTGCGGGCAATCCTGGTGCGTTCATTTGCCCGGATTCACGAAACCAACCTGAAAAAGCAGGGGATGCTGGCCCTAACATTCGCCAACCCTGCCGACTACGATAAGATTCAGGAAGACGATGTTATCGACATTGACGGACTGACGGAGTTCGCTCCGGGTCGTCCGCTCGAAATCGTTCTGCATCATGCCGATGGATCGACGGATGAGTTTCCTGTCAATCATACTTATAACGAAGGCCAGATTGAGTGGTTCAAAGCGGGTGCCGCACTGAACATTATTCGGATGAAGCAAAACGCGTAA